One region of Monomorium pharaonis isolate MP-MQ-018 chromosome 11, ASM1337386v2, whole genome shotgun sequence genomic DNA includes:
- the LOC105838463 gene encoding FACT complex subunit Ssrp1 → MDFLEYPDIFAEVKGAMTPGRLKLTDQHLIFKNQKTGKVEQISASDMEMVNFQKFIGTWGLRIFLKNGTLHRFKGFKEADQEKIAKFFSVNYKKEMLEKELSLKGWNWGTAKFNGSVLSFDVGHHTAFEIPLYDVSQCNTGKNEVTLEFHQNDDAPVSLMEMRFHIPISDSADQDPVEAFHQQVMDKASVISVSGDAIAIFREIHCLTPRGRYDIKIFQSFFQLHGKTFDYKIPMSTVLRLFLLPHKDNRQMFFVVSLDPPIKQGQTRYHYLVLLFNQEEETSIELPFTEKELKDKYEDKLTKELSGPTYEVLAKVMKVIINRKLTGPGQFTGHTGTPAISCSFKAAAGYLYPLERGFIYVHKPPIHIRFEEIASVNFARGGGSTRSFDFEIELTSGVEHTFSSIEKEEYGKLFDFITAKKLRVKNRGKSDKLNYDEDFGDSDQEDEPDAYLARVKAEAQEREEDGGGNQDSEEGSTDEDFNPNQVESDVAEEYDSNPNSSDSDDSDASAASHKKEKKEKKEKKSKSAKTVSEKPRKQRKPKKERDANKPKRPPTAFMLWLNNARDKIKADNPGIAVTEIAKKGGEMWRELKDKSEWEAKAAKAKKEYEASMKEYKASGGDKTKEPKEKKERKKKETKKDSPSKQMSGSAFKSKEYISDDDSSSDESKKSVKKGRSDNESEEEKDRKKKTEKRPVENTGKKTAKKRKQSESDESDAEEPIESTPSSSDAESKSD, encoded by the exons ATGGATTTTCTGGAATATCCGGACATCTTCGCCGAGGTTAAGGGCGCTATG ACGCCAGGTAGATTGAAGCTAACCGATCAGCACTTAATCTTTAAGAATCAGAAGACGGGGAAGGTCGAGCAGATCTCTGCGTCTGATATGGAGATGGTAAACTTTCAGAAGTTTATTGGCACCTGGGGGTTACgtatctttttgaaaaatggaaCTTTGCACCGCTTTAAAGGCTTCAAGGAAGCCGATCAAGAGAAGATTGCTAAGTTCTTCTCCGTTAACTACAAGAAGGAGATGTTGGAAAAAGAATTGAGCCTGAAGGGCTGGAACTGGGGTACAGCGAAGTTCAACGGATCTGTCTTGAGCTTTGACGTTGGCCACCATACGGCTTTTGAAATACCCCTATATGATGTGTCACAGTGTAACACAGGGAAAAATGAGGTGACATTGGAATTCCATCAGAACGATGATGCTCCGGTCAGCCTAATGGAAATGAGGTTTCACATTCCCATTAGCGACAGCGCCGATCAGGATCCTGTTGAGGCGTTCCATCAGCAG GTGATGGATAAGGCATCTGTAATCAGTGTGAGCGGCGACGCAATCGCCATATTCAGAGAGATTCACTGTCTGACACCACGCGGTCGTTATGACATCAAGATCTTCCAGTCCTTCTTTCAGCTACACGGCAAGACCTTTGACTACAAGATACCCATGTCTACTGTTCTGAGGCTCTTTTTACTGCCGCACAAAGATAACCGGCAAATGTTCTTCGTTGTAAGCCTGGATCCTCCTATAAAACAGGGCCAAACGCGGTATCATTACCTAGTACTCTTGTTCAACCAGGAAGAGGAGACTTCCATCGAGTTACCATTCACAGAGAAGGAATTGAAAGATAAGTACGAGGATAAATTGACCAAGGAATTATCGGGACCAACGTACGAAGTACTCGCTAAG GTGATGAAGGTAATCATCAACCGAAAGTTGACCGGCCCAGGACAATTCACAGGTCATACTGGAACACCCGCTATCAGTTGTTCTTTCAAAGCTGCGGCGGGATATCTGTATCCTCTCGAGCGAGGTTTCATCTATGTGCACAAACCTCCGATACACATTCGTTTCGAGGAAATAGCTTCGGTGAATTTCGCGCGCGGCGGTGGCTCGACCAGATCCTTCGACTTCGAAATCGAGCTTACGAGCGGTGTGGAACATACGTTTAGCAGTATTGAGAAAGAAGAATATGGTAAACTGTTTGACTTCATCACGGCGAAGAAATTGCGCGTCAAGAACCGCGGCAAGAGCGACAAGTTGAATTATGACGAGGACTTCGGCGACAGTGATCAAGAAGATGAACCAGACGCTTACTTGGCACGAGTTAAAGCGGAGGCGCAGGAACGCGAGGAGGATGGCGGCGGAAATCAAGACTCCGAGGAAGGCTCGACCGATGAGGACTTCAATCCGAATCAAGTCGAAAGTGACGTCGCCGAGGAGTACGACAGTAATCCCAATAGTTCTGATAGTGACGATTCAGATGCATCTGCGGCCAGTcacaagaaagaaaagaaagagaagaaggaaaagaaatcCAAATCGGCGAAAACGGTGTCGGAAAAGCCGCGCAAGCAAAGGAAACCAAAGAAGGAGAGGGACGCAAACAAACCCAAGAGACCACCGACGGCGTTCATGTTGTGGCTGAACAACGCACGCGACAAGATCAAGGCGGACAATCCGGGAATAGCTGTGACGGAAATCGCGAAAAAGGGTGGAGAGATGTGGCGGGAACTTAAGGACAAGTCCGAGTGGGAAGCGAAGGCGGCTAAGGCCAAGAAAGAGTACGAGGCGTCGATGAAGGAATACAAAGCGAGTGGGGGCGATAAAACTAAGGAAcctaaagaaaagaaagagagaaagaagaaagaaacgaaaaagGATTCGCCTAGCAAGCAGATGTCTGGTTCTGCTTTCAAGAGCAAAGAGTATATTAGCGATGACGATAGTAGCAGTGATGAAAGCAAAAAGTCCGTAAAGAAAGGACGTTCCGACAATGAAAGTGAAGAGGAGAAAGACAGAAAGAAGAAAACTGAGAAGAGGCCAGTGGAAAACACTGGAAAAAAGACGGCGAAAAAGAGGAAACAAAGTGAATCAGATGAAAGCGACGCGGAAGAACCTATAGAGAGCACTCCATCTTCGTCTGACGCAGAATCTAAAAgtgattaa
- the LOC105838462 gene encoding testis-expressed protein 2, giving the protein MMSNKYSPGKITLGMIKGKPITTSVPVIHYRANDDELEELYPSSDDDDRRLTPESDRHIPSSPSKSSENGQGLENDGAERRSVVDDASEGTPPSSDPWKVLSEIKGKITKTFEEKLSEMKSDRRKKKRRRRNKDNSVSVSDSEDLGDVTPTDENVNDRQEREFSRGNKSGNAGRFAVGFSQVRTGLKTKNSQDDSVESGVEAAEFSELIPELLPLESQEDGGNNGSGARHRGRQSDRHETTREVKLSALFSHMKDHVFQQLTKQMAALLILVLAFWFLIPLPAHLVGFTLGVFATMMVYKLMQKFQEILATPLDKKPSHVMRVPVLEIPAAEEHAVQERYEGWLNELPYSYDPHNYHVARTKSVFFSLEGGVLRVMETRMRVPKRAVWDEPKRKYKFARKRMYNLAGAKVELLPEGLTRRRRWSKKYPICITMDQGALVDSTSLNDWTDLGKESLEDERKIIQTEETSQEIEDKTLGEETKSEDEDSRLEYFKDNEEDEFKLDEDEDDDDFSQSKSIRSIYEDCHDNDEVTKCKLYVFARADREKEDWFRRLISAASLSKKRHSICSVNDSVSNANAVSAQPDMAETKSPEASSEVTYSTFMNKYLNVDPEGSPRENDILWINCLLGRLVFDMHSCPEMINLIQDKIQRKLSNIKLPYFMESLLVTEMAIGQDAPMIHKIAKPTLDERGLWFDLNITYKGSVTMTVETKLNLMKLTRASSVPGDIDDKSVPTRSPIFDSDVEDSPETSTEDEDIGNVTLNVASKETTPVQSSGKKFLSMVDKLTANKYFRHATELSYIRRAMEGVSNTEIRFMVSVSGIEGCLLVNIPPPPSDRLWYGFKSVPKIALTVQPTLGERTVNIVYVSNWIENKLVREFEKLVVLPNMDDLVLPLCPNYPFTAM; this is encoded by the exons ATGATGAGCAACAAATATAGCCCGGGAAAGATCACTCTCGGGATGATAAAAG GCAAACCGATCACCACGTCGGTGCCGGTGATCCACTACCGAGCCAATGACGATGAGCTGGAGGAGCTCTATCCGAGCTCCGACGACGATGACAGGCGTCTCACTCCGGAGTCTGACAGGCACATACCGTCAAGCCCCTCCAAGAGCAGTGAGAATGGTCAGGGATTAGAGAATGATGGAGCGGAGAGACGTTCCGTCGTCGACGACGCGTCCGAGGGTACTCCACCATCCTCGGATCCATGGAAAGTGCTGTCCGAGATCAAGGGTAAGATCACGAAGACGTTCGAGGAGAAGCTCTCTGAGATGAAGAGCGACCGGAGGAAGAAGAAGCGGAGAAGGCGAAACAAGGACAATTCAGTTAGCGTCAGCGACTCGGAGGACCTGGGTGACGTCACGCCGACTGACGAGAACGTTAACGACAGGCAGGAGAGGGAATTCTCTCGCGGCAACAAGAGTGGCAACGCCGGAAGATTCGCCGTGGGCTTCTCACAGGTGAGAACTGGCCTGAAAACGAAAAACTCCCAGGACGACAGCGTTGAGAGCGGTGTGGAGGCCGCCGAGTTTTCCGAGCTCATTCCCGAGCTGCTGCCTCTCGAGTCGCAGGAGGACGGGGGAAACAACGGCTCCGGCGCGCGTCATCGTGGTCGCCAGTCAGACAGACACGAGACGACGAGAGAAGTAAAACTCAGCGCGTTGTTCTCCCACATGAAGGATCACGTCTTTCAACAGCTGACGAAGCAAATGGCCGCGTTGCTGATTCTCGTGCTTGCTTTTTGGTTTCTCATTCCGTTGCCCGCTCATCTGGTGGGCTTTACTCTAGGGGTCTTCGCCACGATGATGGTGTACAAGCTTATGCAGAAATTCCAGGAGATTTTAGCGACGCCGTTAGACAAGAAACCCTCACATGTGATGCGAGTTCCGGTGCTGGAAATACCGGCAGCAGAAGAGCACGCGGTCCAGGAGAGGTACGAGGGATGGCTGAATGAGCTGCCGTATTCTTACGATCCTCACAATTATCACGTGGCGCGTACGAAGTCAGTTTTCTTCAGCCTGGAAGGCGGAGTGCTGCGTGTTATGGAAACTAGAATGAGAGTGCCGAAGAGAGCGGTGTGGGACGAGCCAAAACGGAAGTACAAATTCGCCAGGAAACGCATGTACAATCTTGCTGGTGCAAAAGTGGAATTATTGCCGGAAGGACTCACTCGGAGAAG GAGATGGAGCAAGAAATATCCAATTTGCATCACGATGGATCAAGGTGCGTTGGTAGATAGTACGAGTCTGAATGATTGGACGGATCTCGGAAAGGAGTCCTTGGAGGATGAAAGAAAGATTATTCAGACCGAAGAAACCAGTCAGGAAATCGAGGACAAAACTCTGGGCGAAGAAACGAAAAGTGAGGATGAGGATTCCAGACTGGAATATTTTAAGGATAACGAAGAGGACGAGTTTAAGCTCGACGAGGATGAGGACGACGATGATTTCTCGCAGTCTAAGTCTATTAGGAGTATTTATGAGGACTGTCACGACAACGACGAAGTTACTAAGTGCAAACTCTATGTATTCGCGCGCGCCGACCGAGAGAAGGAAGACTG GTTTCGTAGATTGATATCAGCGGCATCTCTTTCGAAAAAACGACATTCCATTTGTTCCGTAAATGATTCTGTATCCAACGCAAATGCGGTCTCTGCACAACCGGATATGGCAGAGACAAAGTCACCCGAGGCATCTTCCGAAGTCACTTACAGTACCTTTATGAACAAGTACCTGAAC GTAGACCCTGAGGGTTCTCCAAGAGAGAACGACATCCTTTGGATAAACTGTCTCTTAGGACGACTGGTGTTCGATATGCATAGCTGTCCAGAGATGATTAATCTTATTCAAGACAAAATACAACGTAAACTCTCTAACATAAAGCTTCCGTACTTTATGGAGAGCCTACTCGTGACAGAAATGGCGATCGGACAGGACGCTCCGATGATTCATAAAATTGCTAAGCCGACCCTCGATGAGCGGGGCCTGTGGTTTGACTTGAACATCACCTATAAAGGTAGCGTGACAATGACGGTAGAGACAAAGCTGAATCTAATGAAGCTGACACGCGCGAGCAGCGTTCCTGGTGATATCGACGACAAGTCTGTTCCTACCAGATCACCGATATTCGATAGCGATGTAGAAGATAGCCCAGAGACATCCACCGAAGACGAAGATATAGGAAACGTCACGTTGAACGTTGCATCTAAAGAGACCAC ACCGGTACAGTCTTCTGGCAAGAAGTTTCTTAGCATGGTCGATAAGTTGACAGCCAATAAGTATTTCCGACAC GCCACGGAGTTGTCTTACATACGAAGAGCGATGGAGGGTGTTTCCAACACGGAGATTCGTTTTATGGTTAGCGTATCTGGCATCGAGGGTTGTCTTTTGGTAAACATCCCTCCGCCCCCCTCCGATCGGCTCTGGTACGGTTTCAAATCGGTGCCGAAAATCGCCCTCACTGTGCAACCAACTCTCGGCGAGAGGACTGTCAACATTGTATACGTGAGCAACTGGATTGAAAATAAGTTGGTCAGGGAATTCGAGAAGCTAGTCGTTTTACCAAATATGGATGATCTGGTTCTGCCACTCTGTCCAAATTATCCCTTTActgcaatgtaa
- the LOC105838466 gene encoding TP53-regulated inhibitor of apoptosis 1 isoform X2, giving the protein MEDCSELKQKYDACFNNWFSEKFLKGDTNDSMCAPLLKVYKDCVAKAMKEHHIELKELETNYLETEKEKKLHS; this is encoded by the exons ATGGAGGATTGCAGTGAGTTGAAACAGAAATACGACGCCTGTTTCAACAATTGGTTCTCCGAAAAGTTTCTAAAAGGGGATACCAACGATTCAATGTGCGCCCCCTTGCTTAAAGTCTATAAAGATTGTGTAGCG AAGGCCATGAAGGAACATCACATTGAACTCAAAGAGTTGGAAACGAACTATTTGGAAACTGAGAAGGAGAAGAAACTGCACAGTTGA
- the LOC105832306 gene encoding monocarboxylate transporter 12 yields the protein MSLPREWSFQDACRASPSLLADAVEVGVPTAASQEMSAAIIGSSLIDENMNDQPATQLGSLFSIHSAPVFDLNGSVSAGAPSPKRPASLAVQATATSTPNVPPHLQSPEGTVVEDEDNDNLLTISSLTARPLIAKSRELRSVRYAAPKRRKSRQKSESRKPRNTTYVPLDGGYGWVVVFGAFFVQFWVAGLVKSYGVLYVEVMETFKESSASVASWIPALLTCLCLALAPVTSMLCQKYSCRTVVFVGGLFCALGLTTSYFATRLIHLFFTFGVLTGIGGGLSTTPGIILVSQYFDKHRALANGICVSGTAAGSFVFPLLIEFLVRDFGFHGTILLLGGCMLHVCVSATLYRPLDENYAPEEEASAEKIEKEMKEQDQDKSKQQKLELLFANDPTARHNVLNELFHQNSGVVAVELTDSDEEKDVMGEGLRMKPISKIRSSSILHSVEDLSTDSTCVYKAVNRSSLRSLKMPVTTMGLPEQQQQQQQQQPPSSPPNRLPSLSLTASTDSKKITFMQKLTFYLDLSLLKNPQFIMMCFSVSLMSTGSPYMLYYLPAYVHAAGYTKSEAGYLVAISAALDLFGRLGLGWLSDLKLFDRRKGYIGSVVGAGVAVLAIPMAHSFYVLACSVGMYGLCLGCWFLLVPVLLADQYGTDKISSTYGLVRMFQSFGAISIPPLAGYLRDVTGSYTVCFLCMGTCMVIGGLPMLLVFNENQTNSTKLPVNAENNNRQGDTTVKG from the exons ATGTCGCTACCACGGGAATGGAGCTTCCAGGACGCGTGTCGGGCGTCGCCGAGCCTGTTGGCCGACGCCGTCGAGGTCGGCGTCCCAACGGCAGCGTCCCAGGAGATGTCGGCCGCAATCATCGGCAGCAGTCTCATCGACGAGAACATGAATGATCAGCCGGCGACGCAGCTGGGCTCACTGTTCTCCATACACTCGGCGCCGGTGTTCGACCTGAACGGCAGCGTCTCCGCCGGGGCGCCGTCGCCAAAGCGGCCGGCGTCCCTGGCGGTGCAGGCGACAGCTACGTCGACGCCAAACGTGCCGCCGCACCTGCAGAGTCCCGAGGGCACCGTCGTCGAGGACGAGGACAACGACAACCTGCTGACGATATCCAGCCTCACTGCCCGGCCGCTCATCGCCAAATCCAGAGAGCTCAG ATCCGTCAGGTATGCAGCCCCAAAAAGGAGAAAATCCCGGCAGAAGAGCGAAAGCAGAAAACCCCGGAACACCACATACGTCCCGTTGGACGGCGGTTACGGCTGGGTGGTGGTGTTTGGCGCTTTCTTCGTGCAGTTCTGGGTGGCCGGGCTGGTCAAGTCCTACGGCGTGCTCTACGTCGAGGTCATGGAGACCTTCAAGGAGTCATCCGCCTCGGTCGCGTCCTGGATACCAGCGCTTCTGACGTGCCTATGTCTAGCACTTG CTCcggtgaccagtatgctctgccAGAAGTACAGCTGTCGTACGGTGGTTTTTGTGGGTGGACTTTTCTGCGCCCTAGGACTTACAACTAGTTACTTTGCCACGCGATTGATACAcctcttttttacatttggaGTGCTGACAG GTATCGGCGGTGGATTGTCGACGACACCTGGTATAATCCTAGTGTCGCAATACTTCGACAAACATCGCGCCCTGGCGAACGGTATCTGTGTGTCCGGCACTGCCGCGGGTAGTTTCGTATTCCCGCTTCTAATCGAATTTCTGGTGAGGGACTTCGGCTTTCACGGCACAATATTACTACTAGGCGGTTGCATGCTGCACGTGTGTGTCAGCGCGACCCTCTATCGACCATTGGATGAAAATTATGCCCCTGAGGAAGAGGCCTCGGCGGAAAAGATCGAGAAGGAAATGAAAGAGCAG GATCAGGACAAGTCGAAGCAACAAAAGTTGGAACTATTGTTCGCCAACGATCCGACTGCCCGACATAACGTGCTGAACGAGCTGTTCCACCAGAACAGCGGCGTAGTGGCGGTCGAGCTGACCGACAGCGACGAGGAGAAGGACGTGATGGGCGAAGGTCTCCGCATGAAGCCCATCTCCAAGATCCGTAGCTCCAGTATCCTGCACAGCGTGGAGGATCTGTCGACGGACTCGACGTGCGTATACAAGGCCGTGAACAGATCGTCGCTCAGGTCGTTGAAGATGCCCGTGACGACGATGGGTCTGCCggaacaacagcagcagcaacagcagcagcaaccgccgtcgtcgccgccgaaCAGGCTTCCGTCCCTGTCGCTGACAGCCTCGACGGACTCCAAGAAGATCACGTTCATGCAGAAACTGACGTTCTACCTCGACCTGTCGCTGCTGAAGAATCCGCAGTTCATCATGATGTGCTTCTCCGTCAGCCTGATGTCCACCGGCAGTCCTTACATGCTGTACTACCTGCCGGCGTACGTCCACGCCGCCGGCTACACGAAATCGGAGGCCGGTTATCTGGTGGCCATCTCCGCCGCCCTTGACCTATTCGGCAGGCTCGGTCTCGGCTGGCTCTCGGATCTCAAGCTGTTCGACCGGCGAAAAGGGTACATCGGCAG CGTGGTGGGTGCTGGCGTGGCAGTCCTGGCGATCCCAATGGCTCACTCCTTCTACGTGCTGGCGTGTTCCGTCGGCATGTACGGGCTGTGCCTAGGCTGTTGGTTCCTTCTAGTTCCCGTCCTGCTCGCCGATCAATACGGCACCGACAAAATATCGTCCACCTACGGTCTCGTGAGGATGTTCCAGAGCTTCGGGGCGATCTCCATTCCGCCTCTCGCAG GTTATCTCCGCGATGTTACTGGAAGCTACACTGTGTGTTTTCTGTGTATGGGTACGTGTATGGTCATAGGGGGTTTACCTATGCTTTTGGTTTTCAATGAGAACCAAACGAACTCAACAAAGCTGCCCGTGAACGCCGAGAATAATAATCGTCAGGGGGACACTACCGTAAAAgggtaa
- the LOC105838466 gene encoding TP53-regulated inhibitor of apoptosis 1 isoform X1 → MNSIGEACNDLKRQYDACFNTWFSEKFLKGDTSDSTCSHLFKMYQQCVKKAMKEHHIELKELETNYLETEKEKKLHS, encoded by the exons ATGAATAGTATAGGCGAGGCATGCAACGACCTGAAGCGACAGTACGACGCCTGCTTCAACACGTGGTTCTCtgagaaatttttgaaaggtGACACGAGTGACAGCACATGTTCGCACTTATTCAAAATGTATCAGCAGTGTGTCAAG AAGGCCATGAAGGAACATCACATTGAACTCAAAGAGTTGGAAACGAACTATTTGGAAACTGAGAAGGAGAAGAAACTGCACAGTTGA
- the LOC105838464 gene encoding meteorin-like protein — MVRAAIAVLAALISVSVSAYEHTAADQCDWSGSGGGEGGGVRPVYLRCTRGTVLWRYPRDALRVVLSFPDSFPQHNLGYLGFRACVKISGPVRVFLEASGKLRQLYSPSDGKHEHSHRCFRSQKRTTALYMEAEDDYSFRNAKVKLQYDLEPNSVKGGTLRVPDEEEECRPCSMEELAKAYCQSDLVAKGTVTAVEQNPEMDTAELILRVTKILRYVAQEAEGNEIDITTSSKKSVRVRVPMVCDARHGLGEFVIMAKRRLGDLTLVCAPRLETWMQIVREMDNAPCVLHS; from the exons atggtacGTGCGGCGATCGCGGTTCTCGCCGCCCTGATCTCCGTCAGCGTGTCCGCCTACGAGCATACCGCCGCGGATCAGTGCGACTGGTCCGGAAG TGGTGGAGGAGAGGGTGGCGGTGTTCGACCAGTGTATCTGCGCTGCACCCGGGGAACGGTGCTATGGCGTTATCCTCGCGATGCTTTGCGAGTGGTCCTCTCCTTCCCAGATTCGTTCCCGCAGCACAATCTCGGCTACCTGGGCTTCCGTGCTTGCGTCAAGATTTCTGGACCTGTGAGGGTCTTCCTAGAAGCGAGCGGCAAGCTGAGGCAACTCTACTCCCCATCCGATGGCAAACACGAGCACTCGCACCGATGTTTCCGCTCGCAGAAGCGGACCACCGCGCTCTATATGGAAGCGGAGGACGACTATTCCTTCAGAAATGCTAAGGTTAAGCTGCAGTATGACCTGGAACCGAACTCGGTAAAGGGGGGTACTCTGCGTGTGCCAGACGAGGAGGAGGAATGCCGGCCCTGTTCCATGGAGGAGCTCGCGAAGGCCTATTGTCAGAGCGACCTAGTTGCTAAGGGCACTGTCACTGCCGTCGAGCAGAATCCCGAGATGGATACTGCCGAACTGATACTTAGGGTCACGAAGATTCTGCGCTACGTAGCCCAGGAGGCCGAG GGTAATGAAATTGACATAACGACGTCTTCCAAGAAGAGTGTACGCGTGCGAGTACCAATGGTGTGCGACGCGCGCCATGGTCTCGGCGAATTTGTGATAATGGCCAAACGACGTCTTGGAGATCTCACCCTGGTGTGCGCGCCCAGACTGGAGACGTGGATGCAGATTGTACGTGAAATGGATAACGCGCCCTGCGTCCTCCACAGTTAG
- the LOC105838465 gene encoding UPF0547 protein C16orf87: protein MAKTKTISKGCPKCEQQVPVACKACPCGHSFFNARRNSIKSPPSPDSGVMKTRRTNRIKREKPNYYDALEYDKQMKKSAKIRRTTDNANDIDCRQLNKKKKRKGKAKGKTGSNNGMGDDDDEMDGINGLSPEKQLTCSLILQELNNKMRVVAWKPT from the exons ATGGCTAAGACTAAAACGATTAGTAAGGGTTGCCCGAAATGCGAGCAGCAG GTTCCTGTTGCCTGCAAAGCATGTCCCTGTggacattctttttttaatgcacgACGTAACTCTATCAAAAGTCCACCTAGTCCTGACAGTGGAGTGATGAAGACGAGAAGGACGAATCGCATTAAACGTGAGAAACCAAATTATTATGATGCTTTGGAATATGACAAACAGATGAAAAAAAGTGCCAAG attaGACGGACCACAGATAATGCAAATGATATTGATTGTCGACAATtgaataagaagaaaaaacggAAAGGAAAGGCAAAAGGCAAAACTGGTAGTAACAATGGTATGGGTGATGATGACGACGAAATGGATGGGATCAATGGACTATCTCCAGAGAAGCAGCTCACCTGTTCCCTCATATTGCAAGAACTAAACAACAAAATGAGAGTGGTGGCTTGGAAGCCTACGTGA